From one Streptomyces chromofuscus genomic stretch:
- a CDS encoding DUF4383 domain-containing protein has protein sequence MATHAAHEEERRRIQFDKHLPVDHRLNQVYRFGAGLMGLVLIAFGILGLIGKVGFFDTRGDQIVGLNTNGALSVLSICVGLLLFVGMVIGGNFASTLNMVVGIAFILSGFLNLGLLDTDYNFLAFRIQNVLFSFIVGLILMVFGMYGRVGSALPHDNPYWRARHPDLVEQEPREQGRSAAMARDRSLQPPEDAR, from the coding sequence ATGGCCACACACGCAGCGCACGAGGAAGAACGGCGGCGGATCCAGTTCGACAAACACCTCCCCGTCGACCACCGCCTGAACCAGGTGTACCGCTTCGGCGCCGGACTGATGGGTCTGGTGCTGATCGCATTCGGCATCCTCGGCCTGATCGGCAAGGTCGGCTTCTTCGACACCCGCGGTGACCAGATCGTGGGCCTGAACACCAATGGCGCCCTGAGCGTGCTGTCGATCTGCGTGGGACTGCTGCTCTTCGTGGGCATGGTCATCGGCGGCAACTTCGCCTCGACGCTCAACATGGTCGTCGGCATCGCCTTCATCCTCAGTGGCTTCCTGAACCTGGGGCTGCTGGACACGGACTACAACTTCCTGGCGTTCCGCATCCAGAACGTGCTGTTCAGCTTCATCGTCGGTCTGATCCTCATGGTGTTCGGGATGTACGGGAGGGTCGGCTCGGCCTTGCCGCACGACAACCCCTACTGGCGGGCTCGCCACCCCGATCTTGTCGAGCAGGAGCCCCGCGAGCAGGGCCGAAGCGCCGCGATGGCACGCGACCGTTCCCTGCAGCCGCCGGAGGACGCCCGTTAA
- a CDS encoding FmdB family zinc ribbon protein has protein sequence MPRYEYRCRTCGDTFELSRPMAESSAPATCPTGHDDTVKLLSTVAVGGSASAPTPAPRAGGGGGGGCCGGGCCG, from the coding sequence ATGCCTCGCTACGAGTACCGCTGCCGGACCTGCGGCGACACCTTCGAACTGAGCCGCCCCATGGCCGAGTCCTCCGCCCCTGCCACCTGCCCCACGGGCCACGACGACACGGTGAAACTCCTGTCGACCGTCGCGGTGGGCGGCTCGGCCTCCGCCCCCACCCCGGCGCCACGCGCGGGCGGCGGAGGTGGCGGTGGGTGCTGCGGCGGCGGTTGCTGCGGCTGA
- a CDS encoding HAD family hydrolase, which produces MPVLVASDLDRTLIYSSAALSLTMPDARAPRLLCVEVHESKPLSYMTETAAGLLTDLADAAVFVPTTTRTRKQYLRINLPGPTPKYAICANGGHLLVDGVSDLDWHASVTARLADECASLHEVQEHLLTAADPVWVRKHRVADDLFAYLVVERELLPDDWVKELAVWAENRGWTVSLQGRKIYAVPKPLTKSAAVHEVARRTGADLTLAAGDSLLDADLLLAADRGWRPGHGELADSGWTAPDITSLPERGVLAGERILREFLRSAGEREHP; this is translated from the coding sequence ATGCCGGTGCTGGTGGCCAGTGACCTCGACCGTACGCTCATCTACTCCTCCGCCGCGTTGTCGCTGACCATGCCGGACGCGCGGGCGCCCCGGCTGCTGTGCGTCGAGGTGCACGAGAGCAAGCCGCTGTCGTACATGACCGAGACGGCGGCGGGACTGCTCACCGACCTCGCCGACGCCGCGGTCTTCGTGCCGACCACGACCCGCACCCGCAAGCAGTACCTCCGCATCAACCTCCCAGGCCCCACGCCGAAGTACGCGATCTGCGCCAACGGCGGGCATCTGCTGGTGGACGGCGTGTCCGACCTCGACTGGCACGCGAGCGTCACGGCACGGCTGGCCGACGAGTGCGCCTCCCTGCACGAGGTGCAGGAGCACCTGCTGACCGCCGCCGATCCGGTCTGGGTGCGCAAGCACCGGGTCGCCGACGACCTCTTCGCCTACCTCGTCGTCGAACGCGAACTGCTGCCCGATGACTGGGTGAAGGAGCTCGCGGTATGGGCGGAGAACCGCGGCTGGACGGTCTCTCTCCAGGGCCGCAAGATCTACGCCGTGCCGAAGCCGCTCACCAAGAGTGCCGCCGTGCACGAGGTCGCCCGCCGCACCGGCGCCGACCTCACCCTCGCCGCGGGCGACTCCCTCCTCGACGCCGACCTCCTGCTGGCCGCGGACAGGGGCTGGCGCCCGGGCCACGGCGAACTCGCCGACAGCGGCTGGACGGCCCCCGACATCACCTCCCTCCCGGAGCGGGGCGTACTGGCGGGCGAACGAATCCTGCGTGAGTTCCTCCGGTCGGCGGGGGAGCGGGAACACCCGTAG
- a CDS encoding phosphoribosyltransferase, giving the protein MSRGGEVSPSGRGDEGWSGAWVAERLGVELVGDDALTDLLGLALRRNPKRAHLLVSNVLGKHVPQSPSVVYGSGFALGRRVRDLLGPAGARSAVVVGYAETATGLGHAVADGLGHAPYLHSTRRPVPGVAQAGGFEESHSHATSHLLLPEDPDLLAGQGPLVLVDDEFSTGNTVLNTIRALHERCPRDRYVVVALVDMRSTADRDRLTDFATEIGTRVDLVTAARGTVRLPDGVLEKGQALVARHEQGAAAPTEAGQSGAAPTEAGRSGATAAEPGRHGSVVVERGRVVRVDLRWPAGLPDGGRHGFTLAHRRRLETALPAMGARLAEALPPGAGRVLVLGFEELMYAPLRLARELEQLVPPVDIRFSTTTRSPVLAVDDPGYAIRTRLVFPAHDNPADGPGERYAYNVAGGAFDAVIAVVDSTADTPALHAPDGLLAQLAQHTPHVLLAVVPSYAPAAPPAPERPVMLPEPLRGPAFSSYAPDEVGWLLQDLSDVTLEAPTEEREEAIQSGGAHYAESLPVEYQPSEQYQALFHAALETSAARIAHAVGVVTETVLAERSPRPVLVSLARAGTPVGVLMRRWAQHRHGLDLAHYAVSIVRGRGIDANALRWLADRHDPRDVVFVDGWTGKGAITRELAAALREFEEAEGITGFDPEIAVLADPGSCVRTYGTREDYLIPSACLNSTVSGLISRTVLRADLVGPHDYHGAKFYRELAGADVSTTFLDAVAAHFDEVADAVDATTKELLSADRTPTWEGWAAVERISQEYGIHDVNLVKPGVGETTRVLLRRVPWKILARAGAGPDLDHVRLLAEQRGVPVEEVAALPYTCVGLIHPKYTRGATGADGKAVAL; this is encoded by the coding sequence GTGAGCCGCGGCGGTGAGGTCAGCCCGAGCGGCCGCGGTGACGAGGGCTGGTCGGGGGCCTGGGTCGCCGAGCGGCTGGGGGTCGAACTCGTGGGCGACGACGCCCTCACCGACCTGCTCGGACTCGCCCTGCGGCGCAACCCCAAGCGGGCCCACCTCCTGGTCTCGAACGTGCTCGGCAAGCACGTCCCGCAGTCCCCGTCGGTCGTCTACGGCTCCGGCTTCGCCCTCGGACGCAGGGTGCGGGACCTGCTGGGCCCGGCCGGCGCGCGTTCCGCGGTCGTGGTCGGGTACGCCGAGACGGCCACCGGCCTCGGCCACGCCGTCGCCGACGGTCTCGGCCACGCCCCCTACCTCCACTCCACCCGCCGCCCCGTCCCCGGTGTCGCCCAGGCCGGCGGCTTCGAGGAGTCCCACTCGCACGCCACCTCCCACCTCCTCCTCCCCGAGGACCCGGACCTCCTCGCCGGGCAGGGGCCACTGGTCCTGGTCGACGACGAGTTCTCCACCGGCAACACCGTGCTCAACACCATCCGCGCCCTCCACGAGCGCTGTCCCCGCGACCGGTACGTCGTCGTCGCCCTGGTCGACATGCGCTCCACCGCCGACCGGGACCGCCTGACGGACTTCGCCACCGAGATCGGCACCCGCGTCGACCTGGTCACGGCGGCGCGGGGGACGGTACGGCTCCCGGACGGGGTGCTGGAGAAGGGGCAGGCCCTGGTCGCCCGGCACGAGCAGGGTGCGGCCGCGCCGACCGAGGCCGGTCAGAGCGGTGCCGCGCCGACCGAGGCCGGTCGGAGCGGTGCCACGGCGGCCGAGCCCGGTCGGCACGGGTCGGTCGTCGTCGAGCGCGGGCGTGTCGTCCGGGTCGACCTCCGCTGGCCGGCCGGGTTGCCCGACGGCGGACGGCACGGCTTCACCCTCGCCCATCGCAGACGTCTGGAGACCGCCCTGCCCGCCATGGGCGCCCGTCTCGCCGAGGCACTGCCGCCCGGCGCCGGGCGTGTGCTCGTCCTCGGCTTCGAGGAACTGATGTACGCCCCCCTGCGTCTCGCCCGCGAACTGGAGCAACTCGTCCCTCCCGTGGACATCCGCTTCTCCACGACCACCCGTTCTCCCGTTCTCGCGGTCGACGACCCCGGCTACGCCATCCGCACCCGCCTCGTCTTCCCGGCCCACGACAACCCCGCCGACGGCCCCGGCGAGCGCTACGCCTACAACGTCGCCGGCGGCGCCTTCGACGCCGTGATAGCCGTCGTCGACTCGACCGCCGACACCCCCGCCCTGCACGCCCCGGACGGTCTCCTCGCCCAGCTCGCGCAGCACACCCCGCACGTCCTGCTCGCCGTCGTCCCGTCCTACGCTCCCGCGGCCCCGCCCGCCCCCGAAAGGCCCGTCATGCTGCCCGAGCCCCTTCGCGGCCCCGCCTTCTCCAGCTACGCGCCCGACGAGGTCGGCTGGCTGCTGCAGGACCTGTCGGACGTGACCCTGGAGGCGCCGACCGAGGAACGCGAGGAGGCCATCCAGAGCGGCGGCGCCCACTACGCCGAGTCACTGCCGGTCGAGTACCAGCCCAGCGAGCAGTACCAGGCGCTCTTCCACGCGGCCCTCGAGACCTCCGCGGCCCGCATCGCCCACGCCGTGGGTGTCGTCACCGAGACCGTCCTCGCCGAACGCTCACCTCGTCCCGTCCTCGTCTCCCTCGCCCGCGCCGGCACCCCCGTCGGCGTCCTGATGCGCCGCTGGGCCCAGCACCGGCACGGCCTCGACCTGGCGCACTACGCCGTGTCGATCGTCCGTGGCCGCGGCATCGACGCCAACGCGCTGCGCTGGCTGGCCGACCGGCACGACCCCCGCGACGTCGTCTTCGTCGACGGCTGGACCGGCAAGGGCGCCATCACCCGCGAACTGGCCGCAGCGCTGCGCGAGTTCGAGGAAGCGGAAGGCATCACCGGCTTCGACCCGGAGATCGCCGTACTCGCCGACCCCGGATCATGCGTCCGCACCTACGGCACCCGCGAGGACTACCTCATCCCGTCCGCCTGCCTCAACTCCACGGTGTCCGGCCTGATATCCCGCACCGTTCTGCGCGCCGACCTGGTCGGCCCGCACGACTACCACGGCGCGAAGTTCTACCGCGAACTCGCCGGCGCCGACGTCTCCACCACCTTCCTCGACGCCGTCGCCGCCCACTTCGACGAGGTCGCCGACGCGGTGGACGCCACCACCAAGGAATTGCTGTCCGCCGACCGCACCCCCACCTGGGAGGGCTGGGCGGCCGTCGAGCGCATCAGCCAGGAGTACGGCATCCACGACGTGAATCTCGTCAAGCCCGGCGTCGGTGAGACCACCCGCGTGCTGCTGCGCCGCGTGCCCTGGAAGATCCTGGCCCGGGCCGGGGCGGGGCCCGACCTCGACCACGTCCGGCTGCTGGCCGAGCAGCGAGGCGTACCGGTCGAGGAGGTCGCCGCACTCCCCTACACCTGCGTGGGGCTGATCCATCCCAAGTACACACGGGGCGCGACGGGCGCCGACGGAAAGGCGGTGGCTCTCTGA
- a CDS encoding HpcH/HpaI aldolase/citrate lyase family protein, whose product MRHFGHIAPEVRQRLFHREPCEFTADSPARLLSAALGATLYSPATRPRLAEDIVKQTSRGVVSMVLCLEDSIGDADVMAGEENLVGQFAELADLAARGTGPDLPLLFIRVRTPDQIPDLVHRLGPHVRLLSGFVLPKFTAERGIPFLEALSVAETACGRRLFAMPVLESPELLYRESRVETLEGISRAVDKYRGRVLALRLGVTDFCSSYGLRRAPDMTAYDVQIVASVIADVVNMLGRADGTGFTVTGPVWEYFRVQERMFKPQLRRSPFLEGQAEELREDLIEHAMDGLLREITLDQANGLLGKTCIHPSHVLPVHALSVVSHEEFSDAQDILRPEQLGGGVLRSAYTNKMNEVKPHRAWAERTLLRAEVFGVANEDIGFVELLAAGIPG is encoded by the coding sequence ATGCGTCATTTCGGGCACATCGCCCCTGAGGTGCGGCAGCGCCTCTTCCACCGGGAGCCGTGCGAGTTCACCGCGGACTCCCCGGCCCGGCTGTTGTCCGCGGCTCTGGGTGCCACCCTGTACAGCCCGGCCACCAGGCCGCGGCTCGCCGAGGACATCGTCAAGCAGACCAGCCGCGGCGTGGTCTCGATGGTGCTCTGTCTGGAGGACTCGATCGGTGACGCGGACGTCATGGCCGGTGAGGAGAATCTCGTCGGCCAGTTCGCCGAACTCGCCGACCTGGCCGCGCGCGGCACCGGCCCCGACCTCCCCCTGCTGTTCATCCGTGTCCGCACGCCCGACCAGATTCCCGACCTGGTCCACCGCCTCGGCCCCCACGTCCGGCTGCTGTCCGGATTCGTGCTCCCGAAGTTCACCGCGGAGCGCGGCATCCCCTTCCTGGAGGCCCTCTCCGTCGCCGAGACGGCCTGCGGACGGCGGCTCTTCGCCATGCCGGTCCTGGAGTCCCCCGAGCTGCTCTACCGCGAGTCGCGGGTGGAGACCCTGGAGGGCATCTCCCGGGCCGTCGACAAGTACCGAGGCCGGGTCCTCGCCCTCCGCCTCGGCGTGACCGACTTCTGCTCCTCCTACGGCCTGCGCAGGGCCCCCGACATGACCGCGTACGACGTCCAGATCGTCGCCTCGGTGATCGCCGACGTGGTCAACATGCTGGGGCGGGCCGACGGCACCGGGTTCACGGTGACCGGGCCGGTGTGGGAGTACTTCCGGGTGCAGGAACGTATGTTCAAGCCCCAGCTGCGGCGCAGCCCCTTCCTTGAGGGCCAGGCCGAAGAGCTGCGAGAGGACCTGATCGAGCACGCCATGGACGGGCTGCTGCGGGAGATTACGCTGGACCAGGCCAACGGTCTGCTCGGCAAGACCTGCATCCACCCCTCGCACGTCCTGCCCGTGCACGCGCTGTCGGTCGTCAGTCACGAGGAGTTCAGCGACGCGCAGGACATCCTGCGGCCGGAACAGCTGGGCGGCGGAGTGCTGAGGTCGGCGTACACGAACAAGATGAACGAGGTGAAGCCACACCGCGCCTGGGCGGAGCGGACCCTCCTGCGGGCCGAGGTCTTCGGCGTCGCCAACGAGGACATCGGTTTCGTGGAACTCCTCGCCGCGGGAATTCCCGGGTGA
- a CDS encoding TerD family protein — protein MTHAMLKGSNVPLEATTVRAVLRWTTGQGVPDVDASALLLGPDGRVRSDEDFVFYNQPRHPSGKVWRLGKKRVAEGLTDTIQTDLSGVESDVSQILLVASADGVAFDRVRSLRILLYDAAVAEGEPLAHFDVKPETGEETALICGELYRRGEGWKFRALGEGYSNGLKGLATDFGISVDEAEAAESAGGDGTSAAARTAPEVSRPLPPEQPTAVVPQQSAQPAYGYPQQQEPAATQPAYGYPHPAADTGYGYPQSAPPTAQSGYGYPPPIPVPSAPDPDFRLPPQGPQFIGR, from the coding sequence ATGACGCACGCGATGTTGAAGGGGTCGAACGTCCCGCTCGAAGCCACGACGGTGCGCGCCGTGCTGCGCTGGACGACCGGGCAGGGGGTCCCGGACGTCGACGCTTCTGCGCTGCTCCTGGGCCCTGACGGTCGTGTGCGCTCCGACGAGGACTTCGTCTTCTACAACCAGCCCCGGCACCCGTCCGGGAAGGTGTGGCGGCTCGGCAAGAAACGGGTGGCCGAGGGGCTGACCGACACGATCCAGACGGATCTGTCCGGTGTCGAGTCCGACGTCAGCCAGATTCTTCTGGTCGCTTCGGCGGACGGGGTGGCGTTCGATCGCGTACGGTCACTGCGCATCCTGCTGTACGACGCGGCGGTGGCCGAGGGGGAGCCGCTTGCGCACTTCGACGTCAAGCCGGAGACCGGCGAGGAGACGGCGCTGATCTGCGGGGAGCTGTACCGGCGCGGTGAGGGCTGGAAGTTCCGGGCGCTCGGGGAGGGCTATTCGAACGGGCTGAAGGGGCTCGCGACCGACTTCGGGATCTCCGTGGACGAGGCGGAGGCCGCGGAGTCGGCGGGCGGCGACGGTACGTCCGCCGCGGCCCGGACGGCGCCCGAGGTGTCGCGACCGCTGCCGCCGGAGCAGCCGACTGCGGTGGTGCCGCAGCAGTCCGCGCAGCCGGCGTACGGCTATCCGCAGCAGCAGGAGCCCGCGGCGACGCAGCCGGCGTACGGCTATCCGCATCCGGCCGCCGACACCGGCTACGGCTACCCGCAGTCCGCGCCGCCGACCGCCCAGTCCGGCTACGGCTACCCGCCGCCGATCCCGGTGCCCTCGGCCCCGGACCCCGACTTCCGGCTGCCGCCGCAGGGCCCTCAGTTCATCGGCCGCTGA
- a CDS encoding TerD family protein: protein MGLFDGLWRGRAAEFDSGSAASNAIELTKRHSQVSLTKQGAETGNLRINLTWRMRSSDIGGPQRESLLRHPFKALKPPEVMGHSQSMVNVDLDLGCLYELQDGTKGVVQPLGGYFGDVNAPPYVKLSGDDRFGSASGETIYVNLDHREAIKRLLVFVYIYDQTPAFDRTHAIVTLYPSNGPRIEIGLDERHPQARSCAVVMIENVKNEVWVRREVKFVYGFQAELDRLYGWGLQWGRGHKVKSQR, encoded by the coding sequence ATGGGCTTGTTTGACGGGCTCTGGCGTGGGCGTGCGGCCGAGTTCGACTCGGGCAGCGCGGCCAGCAACGCGATCGAGCTGACCAAGCGGCACAGCCAGGTGTCGCTCACCAAGCAGGGGGCGGAGACCGGGAATCTGCGCATCAACCTGACCTGGCGGATGCGCAGCTCCGACATCGGCGGGCCCCAGCGGGAGAGCCTGCTGCGGCACCCCTTCAAGGCGCTGAAGCCGCCGGAGGTCATGGGCCACAGTCAGAGCATGGTCAACGTCGACCTCGACCTGGGATGCCTGTACGAACTCCAGGACGGCACCAAGGGCGTCGTACAGCCGCTCGGCGGCTACTTCGGCGACGTCAACGCACCGCCGTACGTCAAGCTCAGCGGCGACGACCGGTTCGGCTCGGCGTCCGGTGAGACGATCTACGTCAACCTGGACCACCGCGAGGCGATCAAGCGCCTGCTGGTCTTCGTCTACATCTACGACCAGACCCCCGCGTTCGACCGCACCCACGCCATCGTCACGCTCTACCCCAGCAACGGCCCCCGCATCGAGATCGGCCTCGACGAACGCCACCCCCAGGCCCGCTCCTGCGCGGTCGTGATGATCGAGAACGTGAAGAACGAGGTGTGGGTGCGGCGCGAGGTGAAGTTCGTCTACGGATTCCAGGCGGAGCTGGACCGGCTGTACGGGTGGGGGCTGCAGTGGGGGCGGGGGCACAAGGTCAAGTCGCAGCGGTGA
- a CDS encoding DUF475 domain-containing protein gives MVLKTFGWSFAVTALGLVAAVFYGGWTAFGIVAILSVLEISLSFDNAVVNAGILKKMNAFWQRIFLTIGILIAVFGMRLIFPVVIVAVSAQLGPIEAVDLALTDKERYQELVTDAHPAIAAFGGMFLLMIFLDFIFEDREIKWLGWLERPLAKLGKIDMLSVCIALIVLLITATTFATHAHLHAGPANKAETVLLSGVAGLITYMIVGGLSGYFEDKLEEEEEREHEQEEEAKRTGKPVMLLAGKAAFFMFLYLEVLDASFSFDGVIGAFAITNDIVLMALGLGIGAMYVRSLTVYLVRQGTLDDYVYLEHGAHYAIGALAVILLITIQYEISEIITGLIGVVLIAASFWSSVRRNRALAAAEGKAGSDDKTEVSSGV, from the coding sequence GTGGTTCTGAAAACCTTCGGCTGGTCGTTCGCGGTCACCGCGCTCGGCCTCGTCGCGGCGGTCTTCTACGGGGGGTGGACCGCTTTCGGCATCGTGGCGATCCTCTCCGTCCTCGAGATCTCGCTGTCCTTCGACAACGCAGTGGTCAACGCCGGAATCCTGAAGAAGATGAACGCCTTCTGGCAGCGCATCTTCCTCACCATCGGCATTCTGATCGCCGTCTTCGGCATGCGGCTGATCTTCCCCGTGGTCATCGTCGCCGTCAGCGCGCAACTCGGTCCGATCGAGGCCGTCGACCTCGCCCTGACCGACAAGGAGCGCTACCAGGAACTCGTCACCGACGCCCACCCGGCGATCGCCGCGTTCGGTGGCATGTTCCTGCTGATGATCTTCCTGGACTTCATCTTCGAGGACCGGGAGATCAAGTGGCTGGGCTGGCTGGAGCGCCCGCTGGCCAAGCTGGGCAAGATCGACATGCTGTCGGTCTGCATCGCCCTGATCGTGCTGCTGATCACCGCCACGACCTTCGCCACCCACGCGCACCTGCACGCCGGGCCCGCGAACAAGGCAGAGACGGTTCTGCTGTCCGGCGTCGCCGGCCTCATCACCTACATGATCGTCGGCGGTCTCTCCGGCTACTTCGAGGACAAGCTGGAGGAAGAGGAGGAACGCGAACACGAGCAGGAGGAAGAGGCCAAGCGCACCGGCAAGCCCGTCATGCTGCTGGCCGGCAAGGCCGCGTTCTTCATGTTCCTCTACCTCGAGGTCCTGGACGCGTCCTTCTCCTTCGACGGCGTGATCGGTGCGTTCGCCATCACCAACGACATCGTGCTGATGGCCCTCGGCCTCGGCATCGGCGCCATGTACGTCCGGTCGCTGACCGTCTACCTGGTCCGTCAGGGCACCCTCGACGACTACGTCTACCTGGAGCACGGCGCGCACTACGCCATCGGTGCGCTCGCGGTGATCCTGCTGATCACGATCCAGTACGAGATCAGCGAGATCATCACGGGTCTCATCGGCGTCGTCCTGATCGCCGCCTCGTTCTGGTCCTCCGTCCGCCGCAACCGCGCGCTGGCGGCCGCCGAGGGAAAAGCCGGCTCGGACGACAAGACTGAGGTCTCGTCCGGGGTGTGA
- a CDS encoding TerD family protein, with amino-acid sequence MGVTLAKGGNVSLSKAAPNLTQVMVGLGWDARSTTGAPFDLDASALVCSSGRVLGDEWFVFYNQLKSPDGSVEHTGDNLTGEGDGDDESILIDLSKVPAQCDKIVFPVSIHMADERGQTFGQVSNAFIRVVNQADGQELARYDLSEDASTETAMIFGEVYRYQGEWKFRAVGQGYASGLRGIALDFGVNVS; translated from the coding sequence ATGGGCGTCACGCTCGCCAAGGGGGGCAACGTCTCCCTGTCCAAGGCCGCGCCGAACCTCACTCAGGTGATGGTCGGGCTCGGCTGGGACGCACGCTCCACCACCGGAGCCCCCTTCGACCTGGACGCCAGCGCCCTGGTGTGCAGCAGCGGACGGGTGCTCGGCGACGAGTGGTTCGTCTTCTACAACCAGCTCAAGAGCCCGGACGGCTCGGTGGAGCACACCGGTGACAACCTCACCGGTGAGGGCGACGGCGACGACGAGTCCATCCTCATCGACCTCTCCAAGGTCCCCGCCCAGTGCGACAAGATCGTCTTCCCGGTCTCGATCCACATGGCCGATGAGCGCGGCCAGACCTTCGGCCAGGTCAGCAATGCCTTCATCCGGGTCGTGAACCAGGCCGACGGCCAGGAGCTCGCCCGCTACGACCTCAGCGAGGACGCCTCCACGGAGACCGCCATGATCTTCGGCGAGGTCTACCGCTACCAGGGAGAATGGAAGTTCCGGGCGGTGGGACAGGGGTACGCGTCGGGGCTGAGGGGCATCGCTCTAGACTTTGGGGTCAACGTTTCGTAA
- a CDS encoding calcium homeostasis/redox stress adaptation protein encodes MGVSLSKGGNVSLTKEAPGLTAVIVGLGWDVRTTTGTDFDLDASALLLNNSGKVSNDQHFIFFNNLKSPDGSVEHTGDNLTGEGEGDDEQIKVNLAGVPADIEKIVFPVSIYDAENRQQSFGQVRNAFIRVVNQAGGAEIARYDLSEDASTETAMVFGELYRHGAEWKFRAIGQGYASGLRGIAQDFGVNV; translated from the coding sequence GTGGGAGTCAGCCTCAGCAAGGGCGGCAACGTATCGCTGACCAAGGAGGCCCCGGGCCTGACCGCGGTCATCGTCGGTCTGGGGTGGGACGTGCGCACCACGACCGGCACGGACTTCGACCTCGACGCGAGCGCGCTGCTGCTGAACAACTCCGGCAAGGTCAGCAACGACCAGCACTTCATCTTCTTCAACAACCTCAAGAGCCCGGACGGCTCGGTCGAGCACACCGGTGACAACCTCACCGGTGAGGGCGAGGGCGACGACGAGCAGATCAAGGTCAACCTCGCGGGCGTCCCCGCCGACATCGAGAAGATCGTCTTCCCGGTGTCGATCTACGACGCCGAGAACCGCCAGCAGTCCTTCGGCCAGGTCCGCAACGCGTTCATCCGCGTCGTCAACCAGGCCGGCGGCGCCGAGATCGCGCGGTACGACCTCTCCGAGGACGCCTCGACCGAGACCGCGATGGTCTTCGGCGAGCTGTACCGGCACGGCGCGGAGTGGAAGTTCCGCGCCATCGGCCAGGGGTACGCCTCCGGCCTGCGCGGCATCGCGCAGGACTTCGGCGTCAACGTCTGA
- a CDS encoding peroxiredoxin, with the protein MAIQVGDKAPDFALKDNHGRAVQLSDFRGEKNVVLIFYPFAFTGVCTGELCEVGDNLPQFADRDTQVLAVSNDSIHTLRVFAEQERLEYPLLSDFWPHGEVSRAYGVFAEDKGCALRGTFVIDKEGVVRWTVVNGLPDARDLNEYVKALDTL; encoded by the coding sequence ATGGCCATCCAGGTCGGCGACAAGGCCCCCGACTTCGCGCTGAAGGACAACCACGGGCGGGCCGTGCAGCTCTCCGACTTCCGCGGCGAGAAGAACGTCGTGCTGATCTTCTACCCCTTCGCCTTCACCGGCGTGTGCACCGGCGAGCTGTGCGAGGTCGGGGACAACCTGCCGCAGTTCGCCGACCGCGACACCCAGGTGCTCGCCGTCTCCAACGACTCCATCCACACCCTGCGCGTCTTCGCCGAGCAGGAGCGCCTGGAGTACCCGCTGCTCAGCGACTTCTGGCCGCACGGCGAGGTCAGCCGCGCCTACGGCGTCTTCGCCGAGGACAAGGGCTGCGCGCTGCGCGGCACCTTCGTCATCGACAAGGAGGGCGTGGTCCGCTGGACCGTCGTCAACGGCCTGCCGGACGCCCGTGACCTGAACGAGTACGTCAAGGCACTCGACACCCTGTGA
- a CDS encoding DUF3052 domain-containing protein, producing the protein MSATADHAEERTNPAARLGFQPGQVVQEIGYDDDVDQELREAIEEAIEGDLMDEDFDDVADAVVLWFRDDDGDLTDALVDATTYIEEGGAILLLTPKTGRSGYVEPSDISEAATTAGLTASKSVSVGKDWSGSRLATPKAAKSKR; encoded by the coding sequence GTGAGCGCGACCGCGGACCACGCGGAGGAGCGGACGAACCCTGCCGCCAGGCTGGGGTTCCAGCCCGGGCAGGTGGTCCAGGAGATCGGCTACGACGACGACGTCGACCAGGAGCTCCGCGAGGCCATTGAGGAAGCCATCGAGGGCGACCTGATGGACGAGGACTTTGACGACGTGGCCGACGCCGTTGTGCTGTGGTTCCGTGACGACGACGGCGACCTGACGGATGCGCTGGTGGATGCCACCACGTACATCGAGGAAGGCGGCGCGATCCTGCTCCTCACGCCGAAGACCGGCCGGTCGGGGTACGTGGAGCCGAGCGACATCTCGGAAGCCGCGACGACGGCAGGGCTGACCGCGTCCAAGAGCGTCAGCGTCGGCAAGGACTGGAGCGGCAGCCGCCTCGCGACGCCGAAGGCGGCGAAGTCCAAGCGGTGA